The Corynebacterium marinum DSM 44953 genome contains the following window.
GGTCGCGGGCGACCTGGAGCAGCGAATCGCGGGTGACGCCCGCCAGCAGCGAACCGGACAGCTCGGGAGTGACCACCTTCGCGTCCGCGCCGGAGCCGTACACGAAGAAGAGGTTCATGCCGCCCATCTCCTCGATGTAGGTGTGCTCGATGGCGTCGAGCCACACCACCTGGTCGCAGCCCTTCTCCTCCGCCTGGGCCTGCGCGAGCAGGGAGGCGGCGTAGTTGCCGGCGAACTTCGCCGCGCCGGTACCGCCCGGGGCGGCCCGGACGTAGTCCTCGCTCAGCCAGACGGAGACGGGTTTGACGCCGCCGGTGAAGTAGGCGCCGACAGGCGAGGCGATGACGAAGAAGGTGTACTTGTTCGCCGGGCTCACGCCCAGGGAGACCTCGGTGGAGATCATGAAGGGGCGCAGGTAGAGGCTGGCCTCGCCGCCGGCGGCAGGCACCCAGTCCCGGTCGACGTCGACCAGCAGCCGGACGGCCTCGAGGAAGTCTTCCGTCGGCAGCGGCGGCATGGCCATGCGCTCGGCGGAGCGCTGCATGCGCTCGGCGTTGCGCGTGGGGCGGAAGGTGGCGATGGATCCGTCGGGCTGACGGTACGCCTTGATGCCCTCGAAAATCGCCTGGCCGTAGTGGAACACGGTGGTCGCCGGGTCCATGGGGATGGATTCGTAGGGGCGGACCTGTGCGTCGTGCCACCCCTTCTCCTCGGTCCACTCGATGGTGATCATATGGTCGGTGAAATTCTTGCCGAACCGCGGATTCCGGAGAATCTCCTCGCGCGCCGCATCGGACGTCGGGGTGCTCGTACGGTTCACGGAGAAATTGAGAGACGTCATGCGGACAACGGTACACCGGCGCCATTCTGGTGCCATCTATAAGCTGGGGGCATCTGAAACACAATCTCAGGAGGTATTTCTCATGGCGAACCCCACGTTCACCCTTCCCGCACGCGGTGCCACCCCGGAGCTGAAACTGTCGAAGAAGGCACCGAAGTCCACCGACGCGATCCTGGTTCCGGTGCTGCTCGGCGAGGAGGGCCCGGAGCTCCCGGCCTCCCCGCTGCTTGACGACGCCGCGCTGCGCGCCGTCCTCACCTCCCTCACCGCCGTCGGCGCCACCGGCAAGGCCGGCGAGGTCACCCGCGTGCCCGCCCCGGAAGGCGCGGCCGGCACCTCGGTGATTGCGGTCGGGCTGGGCGACCCGGAGGAGCTGACCGACGAAACCGTCCGCCGCGCCGCCGGCTGCGCCGCCCGCTCGCTCACCGGCCTGAAAACCGTCTCCACCTCCCTGGGGGTGTTCGGGTTGGCGGCCGCCGTCGAGGGCATCGCGCTCGGCGCCTACAACTACCGCGGGATCCGCGGCGGGGCCGAGGACAACGGCACCCCGGTGGGCAAGGTCGTCTTCGTGGGCGACACGAAGGTCGACGCCGACGCCTTCGAGACCGCCCGCGTCACCGCAGAGGCCGTCATCCTCGCCCGTGACCTGGTGAACACCCCCTCCTCCCACCTCTACCCCGAGTCCTACGCCGGCATCATCGCCGCCGAGGCGGAGGCCTCCGGCCTGGAGGTCGAGGTGCTCGCCGAGAAGGCCCTGGCCAAGCAGGGCTACGGCGGCATCCTCGCTGTCGGGCAGGGTTCCTCCCGCGGACCGCGCCTGGTCCGCCTGACCTGGACCCCGAAGAAGTCGAAGAAGACCGTCGCGCTGGTGGGCAAGGGCATCACCTTCGACACCGGCGGCATCTCCATCAAGCCGGCCGCCAATATGGAGAACATGATCTCCGACATGGGCGGTTCCGCAGCCGTGGCGGCCACGATCATCGCCGCCGCGAAACTCGACCTTCCGGTGAAGATCACCGCCACCCTGCCGCTGGCGGAGAACATGCCCGACGGCCTCGCCCTGCGCCCCGGCGACGTGATCACCCACTACGGCGGCGTCACCTCCGAGATCATCAACACCGACGCCGAGGGCCGGCTCGTGCTCGCCGACGCCCTGGTCCGCGCCTCCGAGGACAAGCCCGACTACCTCATCGACACCGCCACCCTCACCGGCGCCCAGATGGTCGCCCTCGGCGTGCGCACCGCCGGCGTCCTGGGTTCCGAGGAACTGCGCGACCGCATCGCCGCCACCGGCCGCGACGTCGGCGAGCCCGCCTGGGCCATGCCGATGCTGGAGGAGCAGGAGGAAGAGCTGAAATCCCCCGTCGCCGACATCCGCAACGCCCACCCCAACCGCTGGGGCGGCATGGAGTTCGCGGCGCTGTACCTCTCGCGTTTCGTCGGCGAGGGCATCGAGTGGGCCCACGTCGACATCGCCGGCCCCTCCTACAACACCTCCGGGGTCCACGGTTACACCCCGAAGCGCGCCACCGGCGTGCCGGTCCGGACCTTCCTGGCGCTGCTCGCCGAGGTTGCCCAGGAGGACTAGCGGACCGGGCGAGGGCCCCGGCCTCTTCTAGTCCGGGAGCTCGCCCCGCTCGAAAGCCGCGCGGCGCCGACGCTGCTCCTCGCGCTTGCGCAGGAGACGGTCCCGTTCGATGCGTTCGCGCATCCGTTGGGGGTAACCGGTCTCCTCGACGTCGTAGACGGGGACGCGGAGCAGTTTCGCCACGTCGTCGATACCCTTCGGCCCACCGATGCGCCGCCTGGTGAACCCGCCGTTCTCGTCGACCAGCACCACCGACATCTCGTTGACCACCGTCTCCGGCTCGATAAACGCCTCCACGAAGGCGCGGCCCCGGACCCACTCACGGAGGTGGTCGGCGTCCTCCGGGCGGATAGTGCCGCCGGGTGCGCGGGGAGGGCGTAGACCCGACTTGGGCTTCTTGCGGCCGAATAGGTTGAACACGCTTTACTATTGTAGGAGCAGTGCGACTCCGTACGGGATACTCGGTGTCAACGCACCGGACAAACCCGGTACGCTTGGGTCTATTAGCTATCGACATACTTACGACTTTCGAGGAGTCAGAATAAACATGGCGTTCTCCGTAGAGATGCCCGAACTGGGCGAATCCGTCACCGAAGGCACCATCACCCAGTGGCTGAAGCAGGTCGGCGACCGCGTCGAGGTCGACGAGCCGCTGCTCGAGGTCTCCACCGACAAGGTCGACACCGAGATCCCCTCCCCCGTCGCCGGCGTGCTGCTGGAGATCCGTGCGGAGGAGGACGACACCGTCGACGTCGGCGCTGTGATCGCAGTCGTCGGCGAGGAGGGTGACGCCCCGGCCGAGGACTCCGGCGAGGCTGAAGCTGAGGCCGCCGAGGAGGCTGAAGCACCGGCTGAAGAGCCGGAGGAGGAACCTGAAGCTGCTCCGAAGGCCGCTCCGAAGGCTGCTTCGGGCAAGGCTACCGACGTGGAGATGCCGGAGCTGGGCGAGTCCGTCACCGAGGGCACCATCACCCAGTGGCTGAAGTCCGTCGGCGACACCGTCGAGGTCGACGAGCCGCTGCTCGAGGTCTCCACCGACAAGGTCGACACCGAGATCCCCTCCCCCGTGTCCGGCACCCTGCTGGAGATCCTCGCCGAAGAAGACGACACCGTCGACGTCGGCGCCGTGATCGCACGCGTCGGTGACGCCGACGCCGCGGCAGACGAGGCCGGGGAAGACGAAGCCGAGGACGTCCCCTCGGAGGAGGCCATCGAAGAGGCCGAGTCCAAGGACGAGAACGAGACCGTCGAAGAGGCCGCACCGGCCGCCGGGTCCGACGACTCCGGCGCCGAGGGCGAGTCCACCGACGTGGAGATGCCGGAGCTGGGCGAGTCCGTCACCGAGGGCACCATCACCCAGTGGCTGAAGTCCGTCGGCGACACCGTCGAGGTCGACGAGCCGCTGCTCGAGGTCTCCACCGACAAGGTCGACACCGAGATCCCCTCCCCCGTGTCCGGCACCCTGCTGGAGATCCTCGCCGAAGAAGACGACACCGTCGACGTCGGCGCCGTGATCGCACGCGTCGGTTCCGGCGCCGCCAAGAAGGCTGAGCCGAAGAAGGAAGCTCCGAAGGCCGAGGAGAAAAAGCCCGAGCCGAAGAAGGAAGCTCCCAAGGCCGAGGAGAAAAAGCCCGAGCCGAAGAAGCCCGAGCCGAAGAAGGAAGCTCCCAAGGCTGAGGAGAAGAAGCCCGAGCCGAAGAAGGTCAACAACGACAACGTCCCCTACGTCACCCCGCTGGTGCGCAAGCTCGCCGACAAGCACGGCATCGACCTGAGCACCGTCGAGGGCACCGGCGTCGGCGGCCGCATCCGCAAGCAGGATGTCCTGGCCGCGGCCGAGGGTGGCGCTGCCGCTGCACCGGCCGCCGCAGAGAAGGGCGAGCGGGCGAACTGGTCCACCAAGTCCGTGGATCCGGAGAAGGCCGAGCTGATCGGTACCACCCAGAAGGTCAACCGCATCCGCGAGATCACCGCCGCCAAGATGGTCGAGTCGCTGCAGACCACCGCACAGCTGACCCATGTCCAGGAAGTTGACATGACCCGCATCGCGGAGCTGCGCAAGGAGGTCAAGCAGGCGTTCGTGGAGAAGCACGGCTCCAACCCGACCTACCTGGTCTTCATCGTCAAGGCGGTCGCCGAGGCGCTGGTCTCCCACCCGAACGTCAACGCTTCCTACAACGCGGAGACCAAGGAGATGACCTTCCACGCGGACGTCAACATCGGCATCGCCGTGGACACCCCGCAGGGCCTGCTGGTCCCGGTCATCAAGAAGGCCCAGGAGAAGACCCTGCCGGAGATCGCCGCCGCGATCGTCGACCTGGCGGAGCGCGCGCGCAACCGTAAGCTGCGCCCGGACGACCTCTCCGGCGGCACCTTCACGGTGACCAACATCGGTTCCGAGGGCGCCCTGCTGGACACCCCGGTGCTCACCCCGCCGCAGGCCGGCATCCTGGGCACCGCGGCCATCGAGAAGCGTCCGGTCGTCGTCACCGACGACGGCGTCGACTCGATCGCCATCCGCCAGATGTGCTACCTGCCGTTCACCTACGACCACCAGGTCGTCGACGGCGCCGACGCGGGTCGTTTCATCACCACCGTCAAGGATCGCCTGGAGACCGCGGACTTCCAGTCCGACCTGGGTCTCTAGCCCTCCCCGCGGTGAGCTGACCGCCGTCCGACCATCCTGGTCGGGCGGCGGTTCTGCGTTCCCCGCCCCCGGTGGCTTCTTCCGGCCATATAATCGGGGGACCTGCCCCCGCACCGAGGAGTCGCTTCCGCATGGCACTGACTGACATCACCGATCCCGCGTCCTACCTGGCACGGCACACCGGCCCTGATTCTGCGGAGGAGCAGGTGATGCTGAAGACCGTCGGTTACTCCTCGCTCGACGAGCTCGTCGACGCGGTGCTGCCCGCCGACATCCGCGTCACCGCCCCGCCGCAGACCGGCGCACCCCTGTCGGAGACCGCCGCGCAGGCGCGCCTGCGCGAGTACGCCGAACAGAACGTGGTGCTCAAGGCGTTCTACGGCCAGGGTTTCTCCGACACGATCACCCCGCCCGTCATCCGGCGCGGCGTGGTGGAGGACGCCGGCTGGTACACGGCCTACACCCCGTACCAGCCGGAGATCTCCCAGGGCCGGCTCGAGGCACTGCTGACGTTCCAGACGATGGTCGAGGAACTGACGGGGCTGCCCATCGCGAACGCCTCGCTGCTGGACGAGGCCTCGGCCGTGGCGGAGGCCGTCGGCCTGATGGCCCGCGCGAAGAAGAAGGGGCGCCGGGTGCTGCTGGACGCCCGCCTGCACCCGCAGGTCCTGGGTGTGGCCGCCGAGCGTGCCCGCGCCATCGACCTGGAGGTGGAGATCACCGACCTGTCCACGGAACTGGTCGGCGAGGACCTGTGCGGCGTCGTCATCGCGTACCCGGGCACGGACGGCGGGCTGAGCAACCCGGCGCGGATCATCGCGGCGATCCATGACCGGGGTGGTCTGGCCACGGTGGTCACCGACCCCCTGTCGCTGCTGCTGCTGGAGTCCCCCGGTGAGCTGGGCGCCGACATCGCGGTGGGCAACTCCCAGCGCTTCGGCGTGCCGATGTTCTACGGCGGCCCGCACGCCGCGTACATGGCCGTCACCGACGCCCTGAAGCGTCAGCTGCCCGGCCGCCTGGTCGGGGTGTCGGTCGACGCGGAGGGGGCGCCCGCGTACCGGCTGGCGCTGCAGACCCGCGAGCAGCACATCCGTCGTGAGCGTGCGACCTCGAACATCTGCACCGCGCAGGCGCTGCTGGCGGTGACTGCGGCGATGTACGCGGTCTACCACGGGCCCGCGGGGCTCAAGGCCATCGCGGAGCGCGTGCACGGCCTGGCCGCCTCCTTCGCCGCCACGGTGCGGGCGGGCGGGGCAGAGGTGCTCCACGACGCCTTCTTCGACACCGTCGCCGTGAAGGTGCCGGGCGGGGCGCAGGGGGTCGTCGACAAGCTCGCGGAGGCGGGATACCTGGTGCGCGCCATCAACGGCGACACGGTGGGCGTCTCCTTCGGCGAGTCGGCGACGGAGGGGGACGTCGAGAAGCTCGCGTCCGCTTTCGGCGACGGGCAGGTGCAGGAGGGGGCGACGGCGATCCCCGGGGACCTGGCGCGCACGACCCCGACGCTGACGCACGAGATCTTCCACACCATGCACTCCGAGACCCAGATGATGCGCTACCTGCGCACCCTGGGCGACAAGGATCTGGCGCTGGACCGCACGATGATTCCGCTGGGTTCGTGCACGATGAAGCTCAACCCGACGGCGGGCATGGAGACGATCACGTGGCCGGAGTTCGCGAACATCCACCCCTACGCGCCCGATGAGCAGGCCCGGGGTTGGATCGCGCTCATCGAGGAACTCGAGGGGTGGCTCGCCGAGCTGACCGGCTACGCGAAGGTGTCCGTGCAGCCGAACGCCGGCTCCCAGGGCGAGCTCGCGGGCCTGCTGGCCATCCGCCGCTACCACGTGGCCAACGGCGACATGGAACGCGACATCTGCCTGGTCCCGGCCTCGGCGCACGGCACGAACGCTGCGTCGGCGACGCTGGCGAACCTCCGCGTGGTGGTGGTCGCCACCGCCGGGGACGGTTCCATCGACCTCGCCGACCTGGACGCGAAGCTGGCGCAGCACGGGCGCAACGTCGCGGCGATCATGATCACCTACCCCTCCACCCACGGCGTGTTCGAGGAGACGGTGCGCGAGGTGTGCGGCAAGGTCCACGACGTCGGCGGGCAGGTCTACATCGACGGCGCAAACATGAACGCGTTGACCGGCCTCGCCCAGCCGGGCCGGTTCGGCGGCGACGTCTCGCACCTCAACCTGCACAAGACCTTCACCATCCCGCACGGCGGCGGCGGGCCGGGCGTCGGCCCCGTGGCGGTGGCGGAACACCTCATTCCCTTCCTGCCGACCGACCCTGCTCTCGCGGACGCCACCCGGCCGGTCGACGAAGGCGCGGGCGTGCCCATCTCCTCCACGAAGTACGGCTCCGCCGGCGTGCTGCCGATCTCCTGGTCCTACATCGCGATGATGGGGTCGGAGGGTCTCGCGCGCGCCACGGCGAGCGCCGTCCTCGGGGCGAACTACCTCGCCCGCGAGCTGCAGGAGTCCTTCCCGGTGCTCTACACCGGCAAGAACGGCCTGGTCGCCCACGAGTGCATCTTCGACCTGCGGGACCTGACGGAGCAGTCCGGGGTCACCGCCGCGGACGTGGCCAAGCGCCTCATCGACTACGGCTTCCACGCCCCCACCCTGTCCTTCCCCGTCTCGGGCACCCTCATGGTCGAGCCCACCGAGTCGGAGGATCTGGCCGAACTGGACCGCTTCATCGAGGCGATGCGGGCCATCCGGGCCGAGATCCAGGAGATCATCGACGGCCGCGTCGCCTACGGGGATTCCGTCCTGCGCCACGCCCCCTACACCGCGTGGAGCGTTTCCCGCGGGGAGTGGGACCACGCCTTCACCCGGGAACAGGCCGCGTGGCCGGTCCCGGGCCTGCGGCGGGTGAAGTACTTCCCGCCGGTGCGTCGCCTCGACGAGGCCTACGGCGACCGCAACCTGGTGTGCTCCTGCCCGCCGCCGGAGGCCTTCGACCTCGCCCACCGCTCCGATTCCGACGCCACCGAGGAGAACTGACCGTGTCCGACTTTCGACGAAGCCCCCTGCACGACCGCCACGAGGCGCTGGGCGCCGCGTTCACCCCCTTCGGGCCCTGGGAGATGCCGCTCAAGTACGGCAACGAGCTCGACGAGCACCGCGCCGTGCGCACCGCGGCGGGTCTTTTCGACCTGTCCCACATGGGCGAGATCCGGGTGACCGGGCCGGACGCTGCCGCGTACCTGGACCACACATTCATCTCCACCCTGTCGACCATGCCGCAGCACAAGGCGAAGTACACCATGCTCGTGGACGAGGACGGCGGCATCCTCGACGACCTCATCATCTACCGCCTGGGCGAGGCCGAATTCCTGGTCGTCCCGAACGCCGGGAACACGGACGTGGTGTGGGGTGCCATGCAGGCCCGCGCGGAAGGCCGCGACGTGACCCTGGCCAACGAATCCCTGGACTCCGCCCTCGTCGCCGTCCAGGGCCCGCGGGCGGAGGAGATCCTCCTGTCCGTGGTGTCCGATCAGGACCGCGCGACGGTCGCCGACATGAAGTACTACACCTGCGCCCCCGTCGACGTCCTCGGCGAGGAGGTCCTCTGCGCCCGCACCGGATACACCGGCGAGGACGGCTTCGAGCTGATCACCTCCAACGCCCACGCCCCCGCAGTCTGGGACGCCCTCCTGGAAGCCGGGCGGGGGCACGGGATCCAGCCGGCCGGCCTGGCCGCCCGCGACTCCCTGCGCCTGGAGGCCGGGATGCCCCTGTACGGCAACGAGCTCACCCGCGACATCACACCCGTCGAGGCGGGCATGTCCGCGGTGATCCAGAAGAAGGCGGTCCCCTTCGTGGGCGGCGCGGCCCTCGTCGACCGCGAGCCGTCGGAGTACATCATCGGCATGCGCGGGCTGGGCCGCCGGGCCGCGCGCTCCGGCGCGGAGGTCTACCTGGACGACGAGCTCATCGGGCACGTCACCTCCGGGCAGCCCTCCCCCACCCTCGGTTACCCGATCGCCCTGGCTCTGCTGCGCACCGACGTCACCGGGGAGGGTGTGGAACTCCAGGTGGACATCCGCGGCAAGCGGCATCCCTTCGAGATCGTCGCAACCCCCTTCTACAAGCGCCCCCAGCGCTAGAATCACCCACTGACACACCCTCTACCGGAAGGCCCGATCATCATGTCTGCCCTGCCCGAGAACTACTCCTACTCCGAGGACCACGAGTGGATCGACTCCGCCCCCGAGGCCGCCGCCGGCACCACCGTGAAGGTGGGCATCACCTCCGTGGCCACCGAGCGCCTCGGTGAGGTCGTCTTCGCCGAGCTGCCCGAGGTCGGCGACACCGTCACCGCCGGAGAGCCCTGCGGCGAGGTGGAGTCCACGAAGTCGGTCTCAGACCTCTACGCCCCGGTCACCGGCACCGTCACCGAGGTCAACGACGCGATCCACGACGACTACGCCGTGGTCAACTCCGACCCCTTCGGCGCGGGCTGGCTCTTCGCCGTGGAGGTCGACGAGGTGGGCCCCCTCATGACGGCCGCGGAGTACGCCGCCGCCAACGGCATCTGACGTGCCGGCCGGGGTACCCTGTACCCCATTATGAGTGCACCGCGTGAGCCCTTCTTCCCCGCCGACCGTTCGATCCGCGCCGATGAGGCCCCCCTGGAGATCCGTCACCTGGGTCTGGTGGACTACCAGCAGGCCTGGGATCTGCAGGCGGAACTAGCCGCGCGGCGCGCAGCGGACGAGATCGGCGATCAGGTGCTCGTCCTGGAGCACCCGAGCGTCTACACCGCGGGCAAACGCACCCAGCCGGAGGACCGCCCCACCAACGGCCAGCCCGTCGTGGACGTGGACCGCGGCGGGCGCATCACCTGGCACGGGGAGGGCCAGCTGGTGGCCTACCCCATCATCAAACTGGCCGACCCCGTCGACGTGGTCGACTACGTCCGCCGCCTCGAGGAGGCGTTGATCGAGACGGTGCGCAACGTCGGGGTCGATGAGGCGGGGCGTATTAACGGCCGCTCCGGCGTCTGGGTCCCCGCCTCCGGCACCCGCCGCGACCGCAAGCTGGCAGCCCTGGGCATCCGCATCACGCGCGGCGTGACCATGCACGGCCTGGCACTGAACTGCAGCAACACCCTCGAGTTCTACGAACACATCGTGGCCTGCGGCATCGACGACGCCGACGTGTCCACCCTCAGCCTCGAGCTGGACCGCGAGGTCACCGTCGAGGAGATGACGACGCCGCTTATCGACGCCCTCGACGCCGCCCTCGCCGGCCGGCTCAAGGTCGCCGACCACACTTTCGCGGAGGCGCCGGACCCGACGAAGGGTCTGCCGCGGGTGCCACGCCAGGGCTGACCTGGACTTTCCCGCCTATCAACAAAAAGAGTAGGGTGAGGGCGTGACTATCGCACCTGAAGGACGCAAGCTGCTGCGGGTGGAGAAACGCAACGCGCAGACCCCCATCGAGACCAAGCCGCGGTGGATCCGCAACGCGGTGAAGACAGGCCCCGAGTACGAGGACATGAAGAAGAAGGTGGCCGGCGCTTCGCTGCACACCGTCTGCCAGGAGGCCGGCTGCCCCAACATCCACGAATGCTGGGAATCCCGTGAGGCCACGTTCCTCATCGGCGGAGCGAACTGCTCCCGCCGATGCGACTTCTGCCAGATCAACTCCGCGAAGCCCGACCCCCTCGACCGGGACGAGCCGCGCCGCGTGGCCGAGTCCGTCCGGGAGATGAATCTGAACTACTCCACCATCACCGGCGTGACCCGTGACGACCTCGAGGACGAGGGCGCCTGGCTCTACGCCGAGGTCGTCCGCCAGATCCACGAGCTCAACCCGAACACCGGCGTGGAGAACCTGGTCCCCGACTTCTCCGGCCGGCCGGAGCTTCTGGCCGAGGTCTTCGAGTCCCGCCCGGAGGTCTTCGCCCACAACGTGGAGACCGTGCCGCGCATCTTCAAGCGCATCCGCCCGGCCTTCCGTTACGAGCGTTCCCTCGACGTGATCCGCCAGGCCCGCGACTTCGGGCTGATCACCAAGTCGAACCTCATCCTGGGCATGGGCGAGACCCCGGAGGAGATCCGTGAGTCGCTCACCGACCTGCACTCCGCGGGCTGCGACATCATCACCATCACCCAGTACCTGCGCCCCGGCCCGATGTACCACCCGATCGACCGGTGGGTGAAACCGGAGGAGTTCGTCGAGCACAAGGAGTTCGCCGAGGAGCTCGGTTTCGGCGCAGTCATGTCCGGCCCGCTGGTGCGCTCCTCTTACCGTGCCGGCCGCCTCTACTCGGAGGCCATGGCCGCCCGCGGCCTGACCGTCCCGGAGAACCTCAAGCACCTGGCCGAGACGTCCCAGGGCAGCACCGACCAGGAGGCCACGACCCTGCTGGCCAAGTACGGCCCCTCCCAGGACACACCGGTCACCTCACGTTAGGCGCATGTCACCGGCTGGCCTAAAGTAGAGGCCATGGCAGACGACAAGCAGAAGGCGGCCGCCAAGGCCGCGAAGTCCGAGGAGAGGGCCGCAAAGCGGGCCAAGCGCAAGCAGACGTGGAGCCAGTTCTGGCAGGCCTTCAACTTGCAGCGCAAGCAGGACAAGAAGCTCCTGCCGCTGATGATCCTGTCGATCGTCGGCGTGGCCGCGCTCTTCTTCCTCATCGGTCTGATCTGGGGCGGGCAGTGGTACATGCTCCCCCTGGGCATCGGCCTGGGCATCGTCCTGGCGATGTACATCTTCTCCCGCCGGCTCGAGACCTCGATGTACGACCGCGTCGGTGACCAGCCCGGAGCCGCCGGCTGGGCGCTCGACAACCTGCGTAACACCGTCGGCATCGTGTGGCACTCCAAGCAGGGCGTGGCCATGAACCGCTCGCTGAGCGCCATCGTCCACCGCGTGGTGGGCAACCCGGGTGTGGTCCTCGTCGCCGAGGGCAGCCCGACGGCAGCCAAGGAGCTGGTGAACCAGCAGAAGCGCCGCCTCGACCGCCTGGCGGGCGACGTGCCGGTCTACGAGGTCTACGTCGGCGACGGCGAGGGCCAGGTTCCCCTGAAGAACCTGCAGCGCGAGCTGCTCAAGCTGCCCCGCAACTACAAGAAGAACGAGGTCTACGCGGTCAACGCCCGGATCGAGTCGGTGGACTCCATCGGTTCCTCCGCCCCGGGCGCCGGCCTTCCGAAGGGCCCCATGCCGAAGGGCGGGAACCTTTCGGGCATGAACCGCCGGATGCGCCGCGCCAGCGAGCGCCGCTCGAAGTAGCGGCCTCCCCGCCTGCCAGTCCCCGCGATCCCGCGCACCTTCCCCGAGGTGCGCGGGATTTCGTGCTTCTACGGCTGCCCGGGGGGCGCGTCTGGCACGATGATCAGGTGACCATCTTCGTGGAGAATCCCCTACTCGCCCTGCTGCTCATCATGGCGGTGGGTCTGTTCATCGGCCGGATCAGGGTGTTCGGCTTCCAGCTCGGGGTCGCCGCGGTCCTCTTCGTCGGCCTGGTGATGGCCGCCGTCGAGCCGGCGATCCAGATCCCCCCGCTCATCTACGTCGTGGGCCTGTCCCTGTTCGTCTACACGATCGGCCTGGAGTCCGGGCACGACTTCTTCGCCACCTTCCGGAGCAAGGGCCTGCGCAACAACGCCCTGGCGGTCGGCATCTTCCTCGCCGTCACCGCCGCCGCCTTCGGGCTGGTCAAGCTCTTCGACATCGGCGCCGTCACCGGCGCGGGGCTGTTCACCGGAGCGTTGACCAACACCCCGGCGATGGCCGCGGTCGTGGATGCGCTGCCCTCGCTGATCACGGACGCCGGGGAACTGCGCACGGCGGAGTCCCTGCCGCTGGTCGCCTACTCCCTGACGTACCCGTTGGGCGTGATCATCGTCATCCTGGCGATCGCCGTGACGGCCAAGGCCTTCAAGGTCGACCACCGGCAGGAGGCCATCGACCACGGGGTGGCCGTGCATGAGCTCTACACCCGGCGCATCCTGGTCCGACGGGAGGACCTGGGCGCGATCGTCGAGCTGCCGGAGGACCTGGGCCTGGAGGTCATCGTGTCCCGCCTGGAGCGCGAAGGCACGCAGCGCCTGCCGGGCCGCAGCGCGTGGGCGAAGAAGGGCGACGTCCTGTCGGTGGTGGGCACCGCCGAGGAGCTCGACCGGGCGGCTGAGCTCATCGGCGAGGCGCTGCCCGGCGAACCCGCCCACGGCCACGACCTGGACTACCGGCGCATCTTCGTCTCCAACGAGGACCTCGTGGGCATCCCCCTGTCGCGGCTGCGCCCCCAGCTCTCCGGGCTGCTGATCACCCG
Protein-coding sequences here:
- the gcvP gene encoding aminomethyl-transferring glycine dehydrogenase — its product is MALTDITDPASYLARHTGPDSAEEQVMLKTVGYSSLDELVDAVLPADIRVTAPPQTGAPLSETAAQARLREYAEQNVVLKAFYGQGFSDTITPPVIRRGVVEDAGWYTAYTPYQPEISQGRLEALLTFQTMVEELTGLPIANASLLDEASAVAEAVGLMARAKKKGRRVLLDARLHPQVLGVAAERARAIDLEVEITDLSTELVGEDLCGVVIAYPGTDGGLSNPARIIAAIHDRGGLATVVTDPLSLLLLESPGELGADIAVGNSQRFGVPMFYGGPHAAYMAVTDALKRQLPGRLVGVSVDAEGAPAYRLALQTREQHIRRERATSNICTAQALLAVTAAMYAVYHGPAGLKAIAERVHGLAASFAATVRAGGAEVLHDAFFDTVAVKVPGGAQGVVDKLAEAGYLVRAINGDTVGVSFGESATEGDVEKLASAFGDGQVQEGATAIPGDLARTTPTLTHEIFHTMHSETQMMRYLRTLGDKDLALDRTMIPLGSCTMKLNPTAGMETITWPEFANIHPYAPDEQARGWIALIEELEGWLAELTGYAKVSVQPNAGSQGELAGLLAIRRYHVANGDMERDICLVPASAHGTNAASATLANLRVVVVATAGDGSIDLADLDAKLAQHGRNVAAIMITYPSTHGVFEETVREVCGKVHDVGGQVYIDGANMNALTGLAQPGRFGGDVSHLNLHKTFTIPHGGGGPGVGPVAVAEHLIPFLPTDPALADATRPVDEGAGVPISSTKYGSAGVLPISWSYIAMMGSEGLARATASAVLGANYLARELQESFPVLYTGKNGLVAHECIFDLRDLTEQSGVTAADVAKRLIDYGFHAPTLSFPVSGTLMVEPTESEDLAELDRFIEAMRAIRAEIQEIIDGRVAYGDSVLRHAPYTAWSVSRGEWDHAFTREQAAWPVPGLRRVKYFPPVRRLDEAYGDRNLVCSCPPPEAFDLAHRSDSDATEEN
- the gcvT gene encoding glycine cleavage system aminomethyltransferase GcvT translates to MSDFRRSPLHDRHEALGAAFTPFGPWEMPLKYGNELDEHRAVRTAAGLFDLSHMGEIRVTGPDAAAYLDHTFISTLSTMPQHKAKYTMLVDEDGGILDDLIIYRLGEAEFLVVPNAGNTDVVWGAMQARAEGRDVTLANESLDSALVAVQGPRAEEILLSVVSDQDRATVADMKYYTCAPVDVLGEEVLCARTGYTGEDGFELITSNAHAPAVWDALLEAGRGHGIQPAGLAARDSLRLEAGMPLYGNELTRDITPVEAGMSAVIQKKAVPFVGGAALVDREPSEYIIGMRGLGRRAARSGAEVYLDDELIGHVTSGQPSPTLGYPIALALLRTDVTGEGVELQVDIRGKRHPFEIVATPFYKRPQR
- the gcvH gene encoding glycine cleavage system protein GcvH; this encodes MSALPENYSYSEDHEWIDSAPEAAAGTTVKVGITSVATERLGEVVFAELPEVGDTVTAGEPCGEVESTKSVSDLYAPVTGTVTEVNDAIHDDYAVVNSDPFGAGWLFAVEVDEVGPLMTAAEYAAANGI
- the lipB gene encoding lipoyl(octanoyl) transferase LipB, which produces MSAPREPFFPADRSIRADEAPLEIRHLGLVDYQQAWDLQAELAARRAADEIGDQVLVLEHPSVYTAGKRTQPEDRPTNGQPVVDVDRGGRITWHGEGQLVAYPIIKLADPVDVVDYVRRLEEALIETVRNVGVDEAGRINGRSGVWVPASGTRRDRKLAALGIRITRGVTMHGLALNCSNTLEFYEHIVACGIDDADVSTLSLELDREVTVEEMTTPLIDALDAALAGRLKVADHTFAEAPDPTKGLPRVPRQG
- the lipA gene encoding lipoyl synthase, with translation MTIAPEGRKLLRVEKRNAQTPIETKPRWIRNAVKTGPEYEDMKKKVAGASLHTVCQEAGCPNIHECWESREATFLIGGANCSRRCDFCQINSAKPDPLDRDEPRRVAESVREMNLNYSTITGVTRDDLEDEGAWLYAEVVRQIHELNPNTGVENLVPDFSGRPELLAEVFESRPEVFAHNVETVPRIFKRIRPAFRYERSLDVIRQARDFGLITKSNLILGMGETPEEIRESLTDLHSAGCDIITITQYLRPGPMYHPIDRWVKPEEFVEHKEFAEELGFGAVMSGPLVRSSYRAGRLYSEAMAARGLTVPENLKHLAETSQGSTDQEATTLLAKYGPSQDTPVTSR
- a CDS encoding DUF4191 domain-containing protein gives rise to the protein MADDKQKAAAKAAKSEERAAKRAKRKQTWSQFWQAFNLQRKQDKKLLPLMILSIVGVAALFFLIGLIWGGQWYMLPLGIGLGIVLAMYIFSRRLETSMYDRVGDQPGAAGWALDNLRNTVGIVWHSKQGVAMNRSLSAIVHRVVGNPGVVLVAEGSPTAAKELVNQQKRRLDRLAGDVPVYEVYVGDGEGQVPLKNLQRELLKLPRNYKKNEVYAVNARIESVDSIGSSAPGAGLPKGPMPKGGNLSGMNRRMRRASERRSK